In the genome of Cellvibrio sp. KY-YJ-3, one region contains:
- a CDS encoding polysaccharide deacetylase family protein produces MTKKIIPLVVSLGLAFGSQLTLAADKTFKWPNGAKAAINLAYDDALPSQLDNAIPALDKYGLKGSFYLTLGADTVATRMADWRKAAVNGHELANHTLFHQCSRKGAGREWVHPENDLDKVSATQLAAQIRVGNIMLHAIDGKTERTFTTPCGDLNAAGTPYLPLVKSEFVAAKAAFGTVVPDMKTLDPYAVVVATPAEVSGKELIALVKEAAAKGTMMNFTLHGIGGDHLSISNEAHEELLKYLADNKDIYWTDTFINIMKYVKEQQKTLN; encoded by the coding sequence ATGACGAAAAAAATAATTCCTTTAGTTGTCAGTCTGGGGCTGGCTTTCGGCAGCCAACTCACTCTCGCGGCAGACAAAACTTTCAAATGGCCAAACGGTGCCAAGGCGGCAATAAACCTGGCCTATGACGATGCCCTACCCTCGCAGTTGGATAACGCGATCCCGGCGCTGGACAAATACGGCTTAAAAGGTAGTTTTTATTTAACGCTGGGGGCAGACACAGTTGCTACGCGCATGGCTGACTGGCGCAAAGCAGCGGTGAATGGCCATGAGCTTGCCAACCACACACTGTTTCACCAGTGCTCACGTAAAGGTGCCGGGCGCGAATGGGTTCATCCGGAAAATGATTTGGACAAGGTCAGCGCTACCCAACTCGCCGCACAAATTCGCGTAGGCAATATTATGCTGCATGCGATTGATGGCAAAACCGAGCGTACTTTCACGACTCCCTGCGGCGATTTAAACGCAGCCGGCACGCCCTATTTACCCTTGGTAAAAAGTGAATTTGTTGCGGCCAAAGCCGCGTTTGGTACTGTGGTGCCGGACATGAAAACCCTTGACCCCTACGCGGTAGTAGTGGCTACCCCGGCCGAGGTAAGTGGTAAGGAATTAATTGCACTGGTAAAAGAAGCGGCTGCAAAAGGCACCATGATGAATTTCACCCTTCATGGTATTGGCGGCGATCACCTGAGTATTTCTAATGAGGCGCACGAAGAATTGTTAAAGTATCTCGCGGACAATAAAGATATTTATTGGACCGATACTTTTATCAATATTATGAAGTACGTGAAAGAACAACAGAAAACCCTGAATTAA
- the treA gene encoding alpha,alpha-trehalase TreA: MKPAIIGLLLALLLMACSDNNEIPSAQNSTQQTSATSSILFTSVDGNQAIMFKEIQLSNLFPDSKTFVDSIPHQPMVQIAALYQTQKTQPDFDLEKFVREHFELPHGVAADFKSDIHQPVEQHISQLWDLLTRQPHTAVNTNGSLIPLPNAYVVPGGRFREVYYWDSYFTMLGLQVSGRWDLIEGMVNNFSYLINSRGFIPNGNRTYYEGRSQPPFFALMVELLAQHKGEKIYAQYLPSLVKEYEFWMSGALQLTAAAPAHRRVVRMADGSVLNRYWDDIAAPRPESFKEDYELAEGAGANKAELYRHVRAAAESGWDFSSRWFKNPADMKTIHTTDIVPVDLNALLFNMEKMLAHIYALEGNRAEADKFLRLAGQRQQAVLKYFWNETTGFFHDYDVSAQQQTPVLSLAAIFPLYFGMVDQSMADQVAQKIAQDFLQAGGLTTTLANTGQQWDAPNGWAPLQWLAIQGLRHYQHYDTADQVKSRWVNLNREVYHTTGKLVEKYNVYDIHLPGGGGEYELQDGFGWTNGVLLALLAE, encoded by the coding sequence ATGAAACCAGCAATTATCGGCTTGCTACTGGCACTATTGCTGATGGCCTGTAGTGACAACAATGAAATCCCATCAGCGCAAAATTCTACCCAGCAGACAAGCGCCACATCGTCCATTCTTTTCACTTCTGTCGATGGCAACCAAGCAATTATGTTTAAAGAAATTCAGCTATCCAATTTGTTTCCCGACTCCAAAACCTTTGTGGATAGCATTCCCCATCAGCCCATGGTGCAAATTGCGGCGCTGTACCAAACTCAAAAAACACAACCGGATTTTGATTTGGAAAAATTCGTGCGTGAACATTTTGAATTACCCCATGGGGTTGCCGCTGATTTTAAAAGTGATATCCATCAACCGGTGGAACAGCATATTAGCCAGCTCTGGGATTTGCTGACGCGCCAACCCCATACTGCCGTGAATACCAATGGCAGTTTAATTCCCCTACCCAATGCCTATGTGGTGCCCGGTGGGCGCTTTCGCGAAGTTTATTATTGGGATAGTTATTTCACTATGCTTGGCCTGCAGGTTTCTGGTCGCTGGGATTTAATTGAAGGCATGGTGAATAACTTTTCTTACCTGATTAATAGCCGTGGGTTTATTCCCAATGGCAACCGCACATACTACGAAGGCCGTTCACAACCACCCTTTTTTGCATTGATGGTCGAGTTATTGGCGCAGCATAAAGGCGAAAAAATCTATGCGCAGTATTTGCCATCGCTTGTTAAAGAATATGAATTCTGGATGAGCGGAGCGTTGCAATTAACGGCAGCGGCACCTGCTCATCGCCGCGTGGTGCGAATGGCCGATGGCAGTGTATTGAATCGCTACTGGGACGATATAGCCGCACCGCGGCCGGAATCATTCAAAGAAGACTATGAACTGGCGGAAGGGGCGGGTGCGAACAAAGCAGAGCTTTATCGCCATGTGCGCGCGGCAGCGGAATCCGGGTGGGATTTCAGCAGCCGCTGGTTTAAAAATCCTGCGGACATGAAAACTATTCACACCACTGACATAGTCCCGGTGGATCTCAATGCGCTGCTGTTTAATATGGAAAAAATGTTAGCGCACATTTATGCATTGGAAGGTAATCGCGCTGAAGCCGATAAATTTTTGCGTTTGGCTGGGCAGCGTCAGCAGGCTGTATTGAAATATTTTTGGAATGAAACAACCGGTTTCTTTCACGACTACGATGTTAGCGCGCAACAACAAACGCCAGTGCTGTCGCTCGCAGCCATTTTTCCACTGTATTTCGGCATGGTGGATCAGTCCATGGCCGATCAAGTTGCACAAAAAATCGCGCAGGATTTTTTACAAGCCGGTGGCCTCACCACCACACTGGCCAACACCGGTCAGCAGTGGGACGCCCCCAACGGCTGGGCACCCCTGCAGTGGTTGGCGATTCAAGGTCTGCGTCATTACCAACACTACGACACTGCGGATCAGGTTAAATCCCGCTGGGTAAATTTAAATCGCGAGGTCTACCACACTACCGGTAAGTTGGTAGAGAAATATAACGTTTACGATATTCACCTACCCGGCGGCGGCGGCGAATACGAGTTGCAGGACGGTTTTGGCTGGACGAATGGCGTGTTATTGGCATTGTTGGCGGAATAA
- a CDS encoding TonB-dependent receptor produces the protein MKINLLTRAIIKVNHHRKSCLNLALGAVALGLVQAPVMAQDGGDTIEELIVTGTPGGASVKRFDASFAISTVDDAEIKQVSPASTADLLKTIPGVWVESSGGVSGANIFVRGLPSGGDADFVTVAINGLAIFPAPTLSFMENSTLFRVDETIERLEGLRGGPNPVYSNGQVGLTTNFILKEGGEETEGALRYTTSDYDLQRIDGMVSGKLDDDLYYMIGGYVSSSPGVRDAGFNAEEGHQFTVNLTKILDNGKANLFHRSTDDHGTWYLPVALDVNGVETGLDAGYTQVGQRNRHVLVPMSGADGNGGSAINWESMDMGEGRGWDGSVTGGSLELNLANDWTFIDRFSLTKGDADTFGFVPQGAAVTLGSLNGGVAGETVTGAPLAANQLVQQFGPWVVKKDISAFNNDLSLGKRWDDFKLTLGYYSSAWDVSEQWSIGNQKWYQLGHNGEQVSAASISDPCQGADVATCGWKYDVDARGDARENAFYIAGETYIGDVTLDAGVRLANRKTSYAVDDGALDGRDDFFVDADESNTAYTAAANWNFRDDMGVFVRINDGFKYPDFDAYRDFRGDFNNGSDLIIDVSQLELGYKLSRDNYSLYATGFSNKTKGQPFCDVGAASCTRLETKAIGVELDGKLYLGDFTLDLNATVQEPEIDNGPLAGNQVLRQPTHMMRLTPSYNLTLGGNVETSLYATYSVISDRYGDNANTNTLDSYTKLDLGVQVNIDNLNIQLAVDNATDELALTESDPRATGASANGRYILPRNVKLSLGYNF, from the coding sequence ATGAAAATCAATCTACTTACACGAGCCATTATTAAGGTTAATCATCACCGTAAATCCTGCCTGAACCTTGCCCTTGGTGCGGTTGCGCTGGGTTTGGTGCAGGCGCCGGTTATGGCGCAGGACGGCGGTGACACAATTGAAGAGTTGATCGTTACCGGTACACCGGGCGGCGCCAGCGTGAAGCGCTTTGATGCCAGCTTCGCGATTTCCACGGTGGACGATGCAGAGATCAAACAAGTATCGCCGGCCAGTACTGCCGATTTGTTAAAAACCATCCCCGGTGTGTGGGTGGAGAGTTCGGGCGGTGTGTCCGGCGCCAATATTTTTGTGCGTGGCCTGCCCAGTGGTGGCGATGCGGATTTTGTCACCGTAGCGATTAATGGCCTGGCAATTTTCCCTGCACCGACTTTGTCGTTTATGGAGAACTCCACCCTGTTCCGGGTGGATGAAACCATTGAGCGGCTGGAGGGTTTGCGCGGTGGCCCCAACCCCGTGTACTCCAACGGCCAGGTCGGTTTAACCACTAACTTTATTTTGAAAGAGGGTGGTGAAGAAACGGAAGGCGCGCTGCGTTACACCACCTCGGATTACGATTTGCAGCGCATCGACGGTATGGTCAGCGGCAAATTGGACGATGATTTGTATTACATGATCGGCGGTTATGTCAGCTCATCGCCCGGTGTGCGCGATGCCGGTTTTAATGCGGAAGAGGGTCATCAGTTCACCGTCAACCTCACCAAAATCCTCGATAACGGCAAAGCCAATCTGTTCCATCGCAGCACCGACGACCACGGCACCTGGTATTTGCCGGTGGCGCTGGATGTAAACGGTGTTGAAACCGGGTTGGATGCGGGTTACACCCAGGTCGGCCAACGTAATCGCCACGTATTAGTGCCTATGTCTGGCGCGGATGGCAACGGCGGTTCGGCGATCAATTGGGAATCCATGGATATGGGCGAAGGGCGCGGTTGGGATGGCAGTGTGACCGGCGGCTCGCTGGAATTAAACCTGGCCAACGACTGGACCTTTATCGATCGCTTCAGTTTGACCAAAGGTGATGCCGATACTTTTGGTTTTGTGCCTCAGGGCGCAGCAGTGACCTTGGGCAGTTTGAACGGCGGCGTAGCGGGTGAGACGGTGACCGGTGCACCCCTTGCAGCCAACCAACTGGTGCAACAATTTGGCCCCTGGGTGGTGAAAAAAGATATCAGTGCGTTTAACAACGATTTAAGCCTGGGCAAACGCTGGGACGATTTTAAACTCACCCTAGGTTATTACAGTTCCGCGTGGGATGTCAGTGAGCAATGGTCCATCGGCAACCAAAAATGGTATCAACTGGGTCACAACGGCGAGCAAGTCAGTGCGGCGAGTATTAGTGATCCCTGCCAGGGGGCTGATGTTGCCACCTGTGGTTGGAAATACGATGTGGATGCCCGCGGCGACGCCCGTGAAAATGCGTTTTATATCGCCGGTGAAACCTACATTGGCGATGTAACGTTGGACGCCGGTGTGCGCCTTGCGAATCGCAAAACCAGTTACGCGGTAGATGACGGCGCGCTGGATGGCCGCGATGATTTTTTTGTCGATGCCGATGAAAGTAACACCGCTTATACCGCCGCCGCCAACTGGAATTTCCGCGATGACATGGGCGTGTTTGTGCGTATCAACGACGGTTTTAAATATCCGGACTTTGATGCCTACCGCGATTTCCGTGGCGATTTTAACAACGGCTCGGATTTGATTATTGATGTCAGTCAGTTGGAGTTGGGTTACAAATTGTCGCGCGATAACTACTCACTTTATGCCACCGGTTTTTCCAACAAAACCAAAGGCCAACCTTTCTGTGATGTGGGCGCGGCCAGCTGTACTCGTTTGGAAACCAAAGCGATTGGTGTGGAGCTGGATGGTAAATTGTACTTGGGAGATTTCACGCTGGATTTAAACGCGACGGTACAAGAACCAGAGATCGACAACGGACCACTGGCGGGCAATCAAGTATTGCGTCAGCCAACCCACATGATGCGCTTAACCCCGAGCTATAACCTCACGTTGGGCGGCAATGTGGAGACATCGCTCTACGCGACTTACAGTGTGATCAGTGATCGCTATGGTGATAATGCCAACACCAATACGTTGGACAGCTACACTAAATTGGATCTCGGTGTGCAAGTGAATATCGACAACCTGAATATCCAGTTAGCGGTAGACAATGCCACCGATGAGTTGGCGCTGACCGAAAGTGACCCTCGTGCGACTGGTGCATCGGCTAATGGCCGTTACATTCTGCCGCGCAATGTGAAGCTGAGCCTGGGTTACAACTTCTAA